A DNA window from Trichosurus vulpecula isolate mTriVul1 chromosome 2, mTriVul1.pri, whole genome shotgun sequence contains the following coding sequences:
- the RAB30 gene encoding ras-related protein Rab-30: MSMEDYDFLFKIVLIGNAGVGKTCLVRRFTQGLFPPGQGATIGVDFMIKTVEINGEKVKLQIWDTAGQERFRSITQSYYRSANALILTYDITCEESFRCLPEWLREIEQYASNKVITVLVGNKIDLAERREVSQQRAEEFSEAQDMYYLETSAKESDNVEKLFLDLACRLISEARQNTLVNNVASPLPGEGKSISYLTCCNFN, encoded by the exons ATGAGTATGGAAGATTATGATTTCctgttcaaaattgttttaattggaAACGCTGGTGTGGGGAAGACGTGCCTAGTTCGACGTTTTACTCAG GGTCTTTTCCCACCAGGTCAAGGAGCCACAATTGGGGTTGACTTTATGATTAAAACAGTTGAAATTAATGGTGAGAAAGTCAAG CTGCAGATCTGGGACACGGCAGGACAAGAACGATTCCGATCAATTACCCAGAGTTACTACCGCAGTGCCAATGCCTTGATACTCACCTATGATATCACCTGTGAGGAATCCTTTCGATGTCTTCCAGAATGGCTAAGAGAAATAGAGCAGTATGCCAGCAACAAGGTCATCACTGTATTAGTGG GCAACAAGATTGATCTAGCTGAAAGGAGAGAAGTCTCTCAGCAAAGAGCTGAAGAATTTTCCGAGGCTCAGGACATGTATTACTTGGAAACCTCAGCCAAGGAGTCTGATAATGTGGAGAAACTATTCCTGGACTTGGCATGCCGACTGATCAGTGAGGCCAGGCAGAATACTCTTGTGAACAATGTGGCCTCCCCTTTACCAGGAGAAGGGAAAAGCATCAGCTATTTGACTTGTTGTAATTTCAATTAA